In the Arachis stenosperma cultivar V10309 chromosome 8, arast.V10309.gnm1.PFL2, whole genome shotgun sequence genome, GACACGAACAGGGCTCGTCCTTAGGACTGCAACAGTACCAGGCATCGTCAACTGGACTCCTAACACCCACCTTGGGAGCTCATTGTACGACTCATCCCAGTCACCATAGATGAGGGCAACAACCTTCTGCTTCACCAACCAGGCCCTCCTGTAAGTCGGCCTAAACCCAAAGTGTGCGGCGGTGGCATTTAGGAGCACCTTGATGCTGACGGATGCATCAGCCCTAACCATTGGCATAATGAATGCCGATATCACATGGTAATCCAAACTCCTGTGGTCGCTGAAAATGGAGGTGGTGAGACAAGTATGCGATCCGTTGTAACGTTTGACCTCCCAAAGTCCCTTGCGTTGTCGGAGACTAAGCCGTATCAACCATGTGCATCCATTGCCGAACTCAGAACACTTGCCCACATACCGGCGATAGTCAGACTCCACGACCTTGTACTGTACTCCTCGATGGATGCTGTAAGTCTTGACACTTAACAGGGCCTCTTCTTTATCCGAAAATTGCTGACTAACCTAAAACTCTGTCAGACCTGCAGACCCTTCAGCATCTCTAGCGTCAAATCCAGCCAGCTGCCCAGGAACCCCCTCCTGCCTCATGGCATCTAGATCCAAAGAGGAAAAATGTGGAGAGTACTGTTGCGTGCCAAAGCTAGAACCACCACCCGCCCCAGCAGGCTCACTTGCTCCAACATCATCGCCACTGTCATCAGCAATCATATCCGGCTCGACATCATCGTCCTCTGGATCATCCAAGAATCCATCTCCAACCCCATCCAGTGCAGCACACTGTAAAGAGGTCCGCAGATATTCCCCttctccgacctcttcgcctacACTGCCGTTGAGATCTACAGCAAACGAATGGGAGGCGACAGGTTGGACGGGTGGCTCGTACGCAGGGACGGAGGAAGATGCAACGGCAGGTCTGGAGCTAGAACCGGCTACCGTGGCTAAAGTGGTGGTATTCCGGTTCGAACCGCCCGAGCTGGACACCGCGTCAACCAACTTTGCCAACAGTTCTGGTGTCCTCACCTCTGGAAACTGCCGGCAACAATGAAACATGACCTGCAAGTCCTCATCACTCCCGATCGGGAAACAATCGTACTTTACGGTTTCCTGGAGCACCGTGATTGGAATTCGATAAAAAAACTTCTTAACCTGTTTCACACCTTCTAGACCAAGTTTCAGCAGTACGGAGCTAACAAGGTCCTCATACCTCGTCGCAGGCCTGACGATAATacaaagaggatccttatcAGTGAACTTCACACCGGAACGAGTTTTTCTTTTAATGGATCCTCTGTGGTGAACCAACACTAtaaaactctcctcactagccatTTTACCCCCCTCTAATGATAGCAACTCACGTTCACACCATATATACACAGGTCTGGTCCTCACTAATTTGAACCAGCCTAGTACAAAATATGGtctgtgtaattcgaaccaaacTGGTTCGAATTACTTGAGGAGTGTAATTTAAACCTAATTGGTTCGAATTATCAAGTTAGAATTCGAACCAgattggttcgaattatgtgaCAACAGATTATaatgtgtaattcgaacctatttggttcgaattacatgaaAAGTGAGTTCGAACCATATTGGTTCGAATTCCATAGAAATGCACTTTGGTTGATTGAATCAGATTTTGCTTTGGACTTATTTGTGTCAAATTGTTCTCTCCTTAGtttgtttatgttttttatccttaaaaaaaatcctaatttgGCATCTTTAAACAAATAACCACAAAATAAtagtgtatttttttttagttcGTGTTGTTGTATAAATTGTCGGCTTGCACAGTGACACATGAAATTCAGAAGGAACGGGTGTAGGTTACATGAGAATTTGATAGAATAAATGCTACTTCATACAGTCATACTGTGGTTCTCATCCTCAGTGACACTAAAACAAGGATAATTACAGAAAGTCAACCATCatttaaataaagaaaagtatgaagaaccaataaaatatgaaaaagtaTATGGAACCAACTAATAATTAGATAAGAATGGaacaacataattaattataattagttttattaatttataatttaatttattttttaaattattgttgattacGTTCAAAACATGAGGAAAGATACACTAGTAATAGGAGAGAATCACGGAACAGATGCTTTGATCATTCATTAGTTAGttccatataattaattatgttttattaatgcataatacataaaacataaaaatcatatccaaaaccatctaatttacaagaaaaagaaacatccgTGTGCCTATCAGTAGTAACATCCGGTTAAAGTTACCGGTGTCTCTGGTTTACCAGTTCATTGATTCTTGActtatataaaattgattttctagcattattgataaaatatttatataatgtgTACAATAATAACGGTGAATTGATTTCAAGATTACTGGTGGTAATAATTCTCTCTTGCCCAACATTTTAGGTTATTCTCTTCTCTTGTCAACTATATATAATTACATGTTAAGTATTCAATATTTTCTTTGTCAAAATTAATCTACAATTATAGACAAAGAAAATATATTCTATATCACCTTCTACATGAAAAGCTTATTATTAGTTGATTAACGCAAGATATATAATGTCcattcttattttatatttaattaaatttttccCCAATAATCAACCTAGTAATAATCAGCCTAGtaatcaatttttattttcaaccGATGGATTATTCTGTgtccatatatatatactagGTACCGAATTAACTTGCAATTACCAATTGAAGACTAACATACAGAAAATCGAATCATAATAAGATATATCATACCTTCTTAAATTTTCCAAACAATTTTGAAGATTACACTACTGTTTATGTATATCCAAAATTAATCACAACAGCGAGATTATTAGAATAAAGAACCAACAAGAATAGTTTATCCTCTTCGATCATATAACACACAAACTGTAGTAGTACATCATATTTCATATATAAGGTAAAATACATATATGAAGACGTTAAAtcttaaaggaaaaaaaaaaggggttaCAAGGGTAAACTAAACTAGCAGAGTTCCAGCAGGACCTGTTTATATAAAAACTTAACAAGAccattaatttataaaataaaagagaaaacaaaataaaattgtggTTTGCTCAACCAGCAAAAACATTGGTCTAAGCCACAGGTATATGTAGAATGAGATGTTGTAGTAGTGGTCTTAGGAGACATCGTCGTTGTTGCCCTCAGAATTGTAGGCACTTGGTGGTGGGGTAGAAGTAGAGGAAGAAGATGGTGATGTGCCACGGTTTCCAATCATGTTTCGAAGCGATTCCCCCACCATGGACACCGTGGACACCACGGAGCTCGCTAAGCCGTTAAATATTTCGGCTTTGATTTGCCCTCTTTTTGGGGGGAAGCTTGATCTCTTCTTTTCAGGTGTACTTGccattttaattatttcttatAGATCTCACCAAACAATATCGggtgtaaaataatttttaagaggaatatgtgaaaaaaaaattgaagatgCAGAAAATAAGGAAGATGGAAGGGAAGAGGGTGGGAATAAGCGAGGGAGAGGATCGGAAGAGAAAGGGGAGGGGTATTTATCTgcatatattatattttttatttattgaatggGAGAAAATTAGGGGGTGAAACTGTGAAAGTGACACACATACACTTgcatattattttatatattttttcttatgaGTATGTGGTGAGGTTAAGGTAATTCCTTTCACTTTTCCATGTAcactttaatttctctttttcaattaattataaAGATGTCAATATCAAGTTACATAAGGATATATCTAAACAACAACCATGGTTAAGCTTTTGAcgatatatatttataaagagGCTTGTGGTTTTGGCGGGAAGGAGCAGAGAGAGGCAGAGAGTGAAGGAGTGAAAGATCAAAGATGGCGAACAAGCTCATCAAGCAGATGGGATTGCCAAATTCCATTGCTAACATCTTCACTGCTCGCAACATCATCACCGCCaaggttctctctctctctctctctctctctctctcttcagaTTCTGTTTTCGTAGAACAACTAATTTACATCATTCTTTAGTTCTGTTAGCTTCACGCTTCGTTCCCCTTCACTAGAATCGAGGTCCTCCATTTCCTATTCTccgttattattattaattaaataagtaactaattaattaataaattgcAGGATGCATTGTCTCTGACTGAATTTGAGTTGATGGAACAATTGGACGTTGGGATGGCAGAAGTAAAATCTGCAATGGCACATATCAGTGAAGTTGTTTGTCCGCCTTGTCAAACTGTACTCCTAGCTGCTCATTTTCCCTTTAGATTtcttttttagtaattattttacactaatttttcttcaatttgtTGAAAAACTGGTGGATATTGTGTCAGGCATTGCTTCTGATGGAGCAGCGAGTGCGCGATGAGAGATCGGCCGGTCATCTTCCAACTCGTTTGAGAGGATTGGATGAAGCCTTGTGTGGCGGCCTACCCTTTGGTGTTGTGACAGAGTTGGTTGGTCCTGCTGGAATTGGCAAAACGCAGGTACATTATTAGGGTTTCTAGGGCttaattatttgtttgtttACCTGCTTTATCATTGTCAGGATATCCATATCCATAAGTGACTTCACTAGTGTGtatgaatttatttattctaaattGTCATTGTTGGATCGGCCAAGACTTTTGTACCAAAAGAAAGAGCTTTCCAGAGTGAGACATGTTTGTTTGCCAAGCTAGGTTATAGCAAATCAGTTAGTTATGGACATATAACTTATATACTGTATAAAAACATAAATACAATCATACAACTCTCTGCATAGTTGTGATTTACCATTATACAGCTCAATTCAATCATTGCCTCAACTCCCACTATCTGTTTAGCTCCTTTCTGTAGCACTTGTACAAGTTGACTGAAGTTTTGTCCATTGGAATTGCTTTCATCATATGAAAGAGCACCTGCATTATATTATAATCTGGTGCCTATTCTAAGTTATAAGAAAAGATGTGTATCGCATGTCCTTTGTTATATTCTTGGGGTTATGCATATGGATATGGGCATCTACATGCTTTCAGCAATTCCTCCGGCTTGTAAAAGTATTGTTTTTCCAGTTATTGTTAATCGGATGGGTGAATTTTATATTTGCAGTTCTGCTTGAAGCTCTCACTGCTGGCATCTTTGCCGGCAAATTGTGGAGGCTTAGATGGGCGTGTCATATATATTGATGTTGAATCCAAATTTAGTTCAAGAAGGTATTTGAAGCACATGAGCTCTGTCTAGCTGCCCTgaatcatatgaataaaatgCAGAATTCTTTATCTGTGAATTTCATTGTTTTTTTCCAGGTTGATACAGATTGGAATAGAGAATTTTCCTGAAATATTTCTCAAGAAAGGAATGGCACAGGAGGTATGCTGGttatttctttctctctttcttatttGGACTACGTTTTCATCCCAATTGAACTTGATAATCTCTATGAGCCTGATGAAAATTATCTTTGCTTGAGTTATTGGCTCATTGCAGATGGCTGGTAGAATCGTTATTCTGCGTCCCACATCACTTTCTGAGTTCACTGAGAGGTGTGAATTTCCTTAAGACTTTAGCAAGGATGTTCAATTTTAGGTGCTGGAGTAGTGGatttaaagaaaagaaacatacTGATGATTGTTCATGTACAAAGAAACCTGTGTAGTCTTAAAGAGATTATGCAAGTTTGGAGAAGACTGAACAGTAGAGGAAGGTCACGATGACATAACAAATACAAAGCTCTCATTAAGgacaaaaaacaaagaaatttaGACAGGCTTTGTGCATCTAAGTAGTTTTACTATTAGCTTAGACCTCGTTCAGAAGGGTCTGGTGTTCATGATTAACCTTCACGGAAGACTGAAAATTCATCTGATCATTCTGATTGGTCCGTTCATGATTGCACAACAAGGCTTAGTGATCATGAACACACTAATCAAAAGGATCAAAGGTGAAAGCCTGATGCCGTGTGGGTTGATCcacaatattattttttagttattttgcAAATTGGTCTGCCATATATTATTGCTCCTGTTAAATTGTTTATGTACTGTGTGATGTGTTGATGCTACCAGTTTGCACCATGTCCAAGTATCACTCCTCCAGAAACAAGTGAAGTTGCTCATAATTGATAGCATGGCTGCCCTTGTTTTAGGGTGAGACTGACTTTTGGACAATAATGTGAACAATGGAATCAAATATTCTCATCAAAATTTTAAGTATATAGTGTTCTCCTCTTCATGGATGTCTCATGCATAGAAATTGGTTGGTTTTTCTATCCAGTGAGCATGATTGTGGAGCTTCTAGACAACAAGCATTGGGTTGGCATGTTTCTTTTATCAAGTAAGAACCATGAACCAAAACGATCTTTCTTGTTACATGTACGATATTATTCTGAAGAGAGATTGTAATGCAATAATTTCTCTGAGGCTGTACTGATTATGCATGTCTCTAGGTCACTTGCAGAATTTTCACGAATTCCAATagtagtgacaaatcaagtaagATCTCAAATTGGTGATGAACCTCTTACGTTTTCCTTTCAAGGTATGATGGACAAACTATCTTTTGGAGACTTTCAACTCCTATATTGACATATAACTATCCCTTCTAAGCAGCACGAAGCCACTCTATAAAAAAAGAAGATCGTGCTGCATATGATTCTCATCTTGTTGCTGCTCTGGGCATTAACTGGGCTCATGCTGTGACCATCCGTCTTGTACTTGAGGCCAGATCAGGTTAGCTGTGTTTTGTAGATGTGCTCACTTGATTTTCAAAAGCATTTTTCTGTAACAAATGCATGTAGATGGCTCCTCAGCATGAATCAAATTGTTGGGATATGAGTAGGGATAATAAGTTCAAGTTATGGTTATGACTTCCAGATCAATATTCCAACTTTCAAGCATCTattgtataattttttgtttgatgACTTACAATTTCCTATCATTTTAGCCAAAAGAGGAAGAAGTAAGAAATCAATACTGGTTTCTAATCTGGCCTTCTGTTTGTAAAAGAAGAATTTTGTGCATGAATGTTCATTGAATGCTCTATACTCGGTTAAAATTCTCATAAGTTTTCACTAGAAACTTCACACGTGATTTGAACTTGAAAATTACAAAGGTCTGATAAACTTTTAGCAATTAGATGAAAAGGGCAATGAGAGATAGGATTGGAGTACAAGATAACTATATCTTACTCAAAAgtctgaatgactgtgatgcaTAGCACTAACCTTACTAACACAATATAACCTGGCTCAAGAAACACATGATCGATAATATTCTAACAAAATATGTCAGTCACCATTTGTTTAGTGCAATATGTGATTGTTGTCATACATATTTAAATTCTAGAAGCTCATTTTCTTGCAGGTCAAAGATTTATCAAGTTAGCAAAATCTCCCATTTCTCCTCCCTTGGCTTTCCCTTTTAACATAACTTCATCAGGGTTGGTTCTTCTGGATGATGATGGGATAGAGATGAAAGGATCAGAAATAAACACTATCCACTGCCAAGGTTTGTCATTGAGCTTCCTATTAATCTGTTAGGCCTGCTGAATTCATTTTAAGTGAGTAAAAAATATGAAGTGGAAGTGTGGAACTCAAAAATAAGCTTTATTCCCATGAAAAAAGTTTTCTCGTTCTGGAGGAAGTTTTACATGGATTGATGTGCTGAACATGAGGTCTAAATTGTCTCCCTGCATGTAAAAATAAGATATAGTCATAGGTCAAAGCATTGCTAAGTTAGTTTTCTCAAGATTTAATAATTATGCTGAGTATAGCAATTTTTAAGTTACACTTTTTCCCTAGGATTTAAGTCCTCCTTTATCtgctttaattgattaaatctcaaataattacttaccaaaattcaaattttcatgCAAATATGCAGGCCAAAAAGCTTTGTTCAATTCTGAATGGGTAAGGTTCCAAATGATCAGTCGGTTGTATCTTATTGTATGTCATGTCACGTGATTTAGTTATACCTatatccttcttcatttttcagTGAATGTAGACTAGTTGCCTTAACCTGCTCAATTAATCCCTTTCTCCAAGACATTACAaggttagttttatttttatttgttttttgtgTTAATTTACAAGGTTTAGTCGATATAAAATTCTTGCTTGTGGTGTATATATTATCGTCTACTCTTTCATACTTGAGGTTATTTTAGTTAATGTTTTTGGTTTGTTTAATTGGGGTGGATAAATGAAATTTATCTTATAGCATTTCGAAATATTTGGAGTTtgttttaattgataatttctAAGAAATGCAATGCAACAAGTTTAATGACTTCAGTTATCAATCTTGGCTCAGCTGAAATCGGATATTGCAGATTTTTATTCTTTACTTAGATTTAGACATGGTTAGTTTTATACTTTTCACAAAGGAATTTGTGATAAACTGACCATCAATGCAACCTTAGGGAATAGGTCTTATAAAATACTGAAAACGTGATTAGATGATTAGCCTGTCAAGTTAACTAGGACTAATGACTTAGGGATCATGTTTAAGTGTGGCTCGCCAAGAAAAAAGAATGGTTGACTTCTTAGATTGCTCGCAGAAACTCTGTTTTTATATAAAGCTGCAAGTAGCATATTCAATGCACCATAATATATAGTTGCTAATGAAGACATGTATATGAAGTTGGTCAAACGTTTCAGACTTATATCGCAATTCTTAAAAGTGATCATTCTAGATTTCTAATATTGTAGCACAGAATATCAAACTTTAAGTTTAACCgaacaaatttttattaaaatattaagcTTATGAGTTTACTTTACTCATATTTGAGTTTTTACGCAAGTTAATTCGATCTGAAAAGCTAAGATGATGAACTCGTAAGAATTCAAACTAAGATTATAAACTTGCAAGAAGTTACCTGTCAAGAATTTGGTAATCATGTTAGAAACCAATTTCTTTCTCAATGgaatcaaattatttttaaacagAAAATATGGACTTTCAACAAGTCTAGTTCTAAAGTATTTACCATAAATATATttcttgtaaaaaaaaaaaaaggaatccTTTTTATAACATAGTCCATATATTATTTAGCATAGTCTATATGTCGAGTAAATTGAAAATATCCAAACCCAACATTTAGTTAGGGGATATTAAAATGGGATGAAATTGAACAGAAGAAATATTTGTATTGGAAGAAATGTATAAAGTAGAAAATGGTTATAGATATTCAGCTGTAGCAGATGATAAAGGGATTTTAAATGAAACAACCCGCAAGAttataaaaattgataaaacaGCTTTACTTTTTCTGAATACCATGGCATTTAGCACATGGATTGTTATTATTGCGGTTGTTTCCCTATAGCTTAGCTAATAGCTATATGGCGTAATGTGTATGCTTTTTGATGTGTAGGAGTCACTAATCGTTAAGAAAGTAGGGTTCTGTTTTTTACTTCATTACTCAGGTTTCAATATTGAATTGTTAAAAAATTGTTAACATTATCTTTCTTGATATATATTATGaattttaatcaaaattcatttcctttatttttaattacccCATACTCATAtactaaattataaattcaataGACCTCAACTTAAGCTTTTAACTTACAATTCTTTTTCGGTATTACTGGAAATTCAATATAAaagtttttcctttttttattggattaaacatgctaaatttaaaatattaaaaaatgcAATGTTCTGATGTTTCAGTTTATTCTCAATATCTTCATTGCACAAATTCAAATAGTTACTGTTGTAGTTACTTCTTAGGCAGAACATATAATGTATTAGATACGGTCATACAGATACCCTCAAACATGTTAGTGCTACTATCTATCCATCTTAATGTTACCATTTCAGCTAGTATTTAAGTTTTTCGATTCAGAACTGGATATATGCATGATCCAGGATAATATAGTCAGATACTGCCATATGCTTGTTTACCAACTTTCAGTCACCCATTAGTGCTAGCATTTTGCCATTTGGGCAAtagattattatttattaagatCAATTGCCATCTGATTTAAGACTGCTAGGTATCAAGTTCCCAAATACACAATCCTAGGGGAAATACCAATATAGTAGTAGTAAACTAGAAGGTGCAGCACGTGATTCTCGATTAGATCAAAGGTCCATATCTACCCTGTACATTGATCTTTGATATCTTAGGAATCGCATATGAATCACGATGCAACTTTTTAAGACTATCTAGtttgattcagaaattttaaCAAGAATATCTTGGCATGCACTCCATCCAGATTCAGCTTACAAGTAGCTTTTCTTTTCCTAAAGAACCGAGGAAAGGAACGTTTTCAATCTTAATAACACTAAAATATTTGGTACATAGTTTCTTGTCCACATATAAAGAGGACATATAGAATACTACCTAGTAGCTTTGGTTTCTTAATCGAGAGAAAGTGTTTGTGACAACAAGCCAAAGATTCcactcaatttttattttttgcttctTGTTATCCGTATAATATAATCACATGATTTCATTTAGACAAATTGGGTGTCCcttaataatttatatgctCCTATGTCGGTTGCAAAATGTGAATCATCTACCACGCAAAACGACCTGACTTGGtcagaattaaaaaaatagtacaATGATCTCCGAAATAAACATCAGTATAATTAATCTATAGTACTGATGACTCTGCGCTGATGGTTGGGCTGCTTTTGTTTATTTATAAACGTGGCATCTTAATCTCCTCGAAATATTATGTTCTTCAATAGTTTAAAGGGAATACAACCTTGTTCAAATCTCATTATAATATTACTAGTGGCATCACATCTAGTGCCCATGATCAACATTTTAATACTTCTTTATTTCCTCGCCTGATGACGCTTTCTTTAGTTAATTTCGTACTTTGTTAGTTGCCAACGTTTGGTGCATTTCACTTGGCCAGGTTCGTAGAAATACCCCTGCTGCTGAACTTTTTCTGTTTCCCACTTAGCACTTCCCACATCCTTAAATAACAGAAATCGATGTTTTACTTCCGGTCATTTCTGTTTTATTTAGTTCAACATAAAGTTTTACTACCCATTAAGTAGTTTATAGGTCTACCTAGGAACTAAGGatagaggaaaaagaaaaagaaacacttttctaaattattttaccTGTTACTTTAGATTTATTCCAACAGAGTTACAGAGGATAGACATTTCGTTGAGGTGTGTATTGTGTGTTTGGCTTGGCCAAATTTTAGACACAACACGCATCCGATATTTCTTCGATGTGTATATCTTGTGTCtaatttatgtttttaataaaatataaaaatcctTTTTTGAACTGGGTTGATCAAATCCATATATAATATTGTGTCATTGTGTTTAactttatttttgttatatactttttaaataagtttaaaaatagtatgtatataataaaaagatattaaaaatattttttaaaaataagtttatattctaatatcaataaaattttaagatattatatatatctataatTATGTTAGATGTATATCaaaatttagttattaaatcAACTTcttgtatataatatatattgaaatagaaaaatacagaataaaaataaattaaataatacatatacTGATAGTGACTGATTTTTCATGTATGTATAGCATTTTTATATTATCCATTTGTTCAGTGTCTGTGTTTTATAGTCTAAGAGGCTTAAAATCAGAACTTAATTGTGAATGATGTTTACTAAACGATCTTCGTTTAGTTTGTCATTTAAtcatatcaaatttttttttttaagataatgtCGATTGATTGAGTGATGGACAAACTCATTTTCTTATTTAGATTGAGATTAAAcatcgaaaataagaaaaagaaatttattctaaaaaagACAGTCGCAAATTTTAGACTGGTAGGCATAAGTTTTCGTGTCAAAATTTGTTTCTTCTTAGGTTTTATATAACCCAACACCGCCTGATAGCTACATGAATGGCCTGAGTCATGCTAGATTGACAATTTAATATAGCTCCAAATGAGGAACGACCCAAGCTTTGTCAACTTTTGAAGTCTCTTTTGTGCCTTCGTTTGCTTAGTAACATTTCATGAGGCAACAGAATTATAATGGCCATGCCTCCTGTAGTCCTGTGGGCTGTAGTACCACCAGGTTCATTTTAACAGCTCTGGTGAAAG is a window encoding:
- the LOC130943934 gene encoding uncharacterized protein LOC130943934 — encoded protein: MASTPEKKRSSFPPKRGQIKAEIFNGLASSVVSTVSMVGESLRNMIGNRGTSPSSSSTSTPPPSAYNSEGNNDDVS
- the LOC130945709 gene encoding uncharacterized protein LOC130945709; translated protein: MASEESFIVLVHHRGSIKRKTRSGVKFTDKDPLCIIVRPATRYEDLVSSVLLKLGLEGVKQVKKFFYRIPITVLQETVKYDCFPIGSDEDLQVMFHCCRQFPEVRTPELLAKLVDAVSSSGGSNRNTTTLATVAGSSSRPAVASSSVPAYEPPVQPVASHSFAVDLNGSVGEEVGEGEYLRTSLQCAALDGVGDGFLDDPEDDDVEPDMIADDSGDDVGASEPAGAGGGSSFGTQQYSPHFSSLDLDAMRQEGVPGQLAGFDARDAEGSAGLTEF
- the LOC130943931 gene encoding DNA repair protein RAD51 homolog 2; translated protein: MANKLIKQMGLPNSIANIFTARNIITAKDALSLTEFELMEQLDVGMAEVKSAMAHISEVVCPPCQTALLLMEQRVRDERSAGHLPTRLRGLDEALCGGLPFGVVTELVGPAGIGKTQFCLKLSLLASLPANCGGLDGRVIYIDVESKFSSRRLIQIGIENFPEIFLKKGMAQEMAGRIVILRPTSLSEFTESLHHVQVSLLQKQVKLLIIDSMAALVLGEHDCGASRQQALGWHVSFIKSLAEFSRIPIVVTNQVRSQIGDEPLTFSFQARSHSIKKEDRAAYDSHLVAALGINWAHAVTIRLVLEARSGQRFIKLAKSPISPPLAFPFNITSSGLVLLDDDGIEMKGSEINTIHCQGQKALFNSEW